A single genomic interval of Oryza sativa Japonica Group chromosome 7, ASM3414082v1 harbors:
- the LOC4342565 gene encoding S-type anion channel SLAH2 has protein sequence MEVSIGKPDDGQSLLANVEASDDHAAFDAMATSSRRPPSLRPLRHPNVTSLAPLPPLHRCVPRQTEVIFPPLDSPDSSELKKVMSISLPATPTGFAAPVAGASDSSGIDLRRQAMASNMTQRLQQRSPTSQSNNGRRLTDETTAFQSPPPTPGGGRSSMSRDKRYDSFKTWSGRLERQISHLAGIGPDIPSPAGQVVDAAMDSHHHSHTVSTPEVGRFFAALEGPELDQLRSEEELVLPVDRTWPFLLRFPVSAFGICLGMGSQAILWKRIAESPPTTRYLHVAADVNLVLWWLSVALTCAVSAVYACKVVFFFEAVRREYLHPVRVNFFFAPLIACLFLAIGVPRSVAPSTAALPAWLWYALMAPMLCLELKIYGQWMSSGQRRLSMVANPSNHLSVVGNFVGALLGASMGIREGAVFFFAVGVAHYVVLFVTLYQRLPTNEALPRELHPVFFLFVATPSVASVAWAAIAGEFALGARLAYFVAMFLYASLAARAVSLFGGVRFSLAWWAYTFPMTSAAAATIRYAAEVEDTRLARALCVALAAAATLTVGCLFATTVVHAVVLRSLFPNDVAIAITDHRKVKPKPKPKTTMEVHYKMDGNGDIEGGAPAMTPSPCMPMATAA, from the exons TTGCCACCACTCCATCGCTGTGTACCACGACAAACCGAGGTGATATTCCCGCCACTTGACTCACCGGACTCCTCCGAGCTGAAGAAGGTTATGTCCATCAGCCTGCCAGCAACACCAACCGGCTTTGCCGCACCTGTTGCCGGTGCCAGCGACTCGTCGGGCATAGATCTCCGGAGGCAAGCCATGGCGTCGAACATGACACAAAGGCTACAGCAGCGCTCGCCAACGTCGCAGAGCAACAACGGCCGGCGGCTCACAGACGAGACAACAGCGTTCCAGTCACCCCCGCCTACCCCCGGTGGCGGCCGGTCGTCGATGAGCCGGGACAAACGCTATGATTCATTCAAGACGTGGTCGGGGAGACTCGAGAGGCAGATCAGCCACCTGGCGGGCATCGGGCCGGACATCCCTTCACCTGCAGGGCAAGTCGTGGATGCCGCCATGGATAGTCACCACCATTCTCACACTGTGTCCACGCCCGAGGTTGGCCGCTTCTTTGCCGCACTGGAAGGCCCCGAACTAGACCAACTCAGG TCGGAGGAGGAGCTGGTGCTGCCGGTGGATAGGACATGGCCATTCCTGCTGCGGTTCCCGGTGTCGGCGTTCGGGATCTGCCTTGGGATGGGCAGCCAGGCGATCCTGTGGAAGAGGATCGCGgagtcgccgccgacgacgaggtacctgcacgtcgccgccgacgtgAACCTCGTGCTGTGGTGGCTCTCCGTCGCGCTCACctgcgccgtctccgccgtctaCGCCTGCAAGGTGGTCTTCTTCTTCGAGGCCGTCCGCCGCGAGTACCTCCACCCGGTCAGGGTGAACTTCTTCTTCGCGCCGCTGATCGCCTGCCTCTTCCTCGCCATCGGCGTGCCGCGGTCCGtcgcgccgtcgacggcggcgctcccGGCGTGGCTCTGGTACGCGCTCATGGCGCCGATGCTGTGCCTGGAGCTCAAGATCTATGGGCAGTGGATGTCGAGCGGGCAGAGGCGGCTGTCCATGGTGGCGAACCCGTCGAACCACCTGTCCGTCGTGGGCAACTTCGTCGGCGCGCTGCTGGGCGCGTCCATGGGGATCAGGGAGGGCGCCGTGTTCTTCTTCGCCGTCGGCGTGGCGCACTACGTCGTGCTGTTCGTGACGCTGTACCAGCGGCTGCCGACGAACGAGGCGCTGCCGCGGGAGCTGCACCCGGTGTTCTTCCTCTTCGTGGCGACGCCGAGCGTGGCGTCCGTGGCGTGggcggccatcgccggcgagTTCGCGCTCGGCGCGAGGCTCGCCTACTTCGTCGCCATGTTCCTGTACGCGTcgctcgccgcgcgcgccgtcagCCTCTTCGGCGGGGTCAGGTTCTCGCTGGCGTGGTGGGCGTACACGTTCCCGAtgaccagcgccgccgccgccaccatccgctacgcggcggaggtggaggacaCCCGCCTCGCCAGGGCGCTCTgcgtcgcgctcgccgccgccgccacgctcacCGTCGGCTGCCTCTTCGCCACCACCGTCGTGCACGCCGTCGTGCTCCGCAGCCTCTTCCCCAACGACGTCGCCATTGCCATCACCGACCACCGCAAGGtgaagcccaagcccaagcccaagacCACCATGGAGGTGCACTACAAGATGGATGGCAATGGCGACATCGAGGGCGGTGCTCCTGCCATGACGCCATCGCCATGCATGCCGATGGCGACGGCAGCTTAG